ctaccattctaaaattcttagaaatcaaaatctacacattaatctaattctaaaacatgtagaaaccgacttctacagatttactataaatctaaaacatgtagaaatcaaattctaaacattactataattctaaaaaactgtagaaactgatttctacatattagttgtattgtacggataagaaatctgttcctaaaaatatggaaacaaaatatttgagaatattcacttttatatttttttaaaaaaatcgatttaaaaaaaaaaacgaaaaaggaacaaaaaaaagcgACAAAtctatttgagaatattcactttcatcccagagaaaaatatcctatttttagaaattcaaattcaaGGGGTGCTACTGGTTGTTGTCAATGGAACATTCTTGAAGAGGCGTgtcctatttttagaaattcaaattcctatttttagaaattcaaatatttgagaatatttgagaatattcactttcatcccagagaaatcgagtttaaagagttgaaatcatgcttggtcggtttaaatcaagtgggaatcaatccggatataatcatacaaaaccaaaaaaatcgatttgggattctttcctcggcacgggatcgatcgatctattcttacagatcggtcgatctgtgtaaatcgaccttcgccgatcgagtgaaatggatCAGGTcgatcattatatatatttcgcgttttttttttgttctgaataatgatcgggatcgatcgatccactataacttgtaaagtgggatcgatcgatctcccttgtcgaactcaatatatatctttttaaaaagattacaattttaagggcattactgccattttggaaaaaaatagtcTAATATGACATAAAGTAGTATAatttagtctaaagggacatagttaccatttttttgctctaaaaaaacagatttcccAATAATCTTGTAGTTTGCATAAAAGTAaatgggaaaattgccaaaagagaacaagaaaacaacatagTTGTCCCTATGGTATAAATCCATCATTAAATTGTCCCTTTAgtataaaattttccaaaattcCAAAACTAACCTTGaattaatctaattaaacataatttaattgtgtttgtttcatgtgctaagtaatttttttttttttaaaaacgtgttacaaagatatattaaaaaagttaaaacaaaaaggGAACAAAACACGTAACCCTAATTTCTTGTTGGTttctccgcctctctctcaaGAAAAACAATCGAGACTTTGAAAATGGCGATCCTGTGTAATAACCGGTGAATTCAACGGCGAAATCAAGCTTCTCCGCCTCTCTGCTGCTCGCTGCTTCTCTCTGTTTGCCTCCACCTCTGAACTAATTTCGTTTTTGTTTCACCGCCTCTCTCTGATGGCCAAAAAATTGAGACTTTGAAGATGGCGATCTTGTGGACGAACCAGTGAAATCAAAGGCAAAATCGAGCTTATCCGCCTCTCTGCCTCTCCGCTTCTCGGCGCTTCTCTCTGATTCTCTTCACCTCTCCGCTACTCTCCGCCTCTCTGCTTCTCGTCGCTTCTCTCCATTTCTCTCCACCTTTCGGCTTCTCTCCCCTTCTCCGCCTCTCTCATCCGGCTATCTGGTCTCAATTTGTGAACggtttgtttctttgatttgtcttagtctttgtttcattattAAGTTTGTTACTTTGACTTGGATCAATATTTGTTTGCTTGTCTGAATTGACTTTTTGATTATGTGAACCGATTTTGGTGAACAATGTTAGTGTTTGTGTTTGTCTTTATGAGTGTTACGATACTGATTTCGCTGAACAAAGTTTGTGTGTATTTGACTGTTAATTGTCTTAATTTGCTGATTTGATTGCGAGATGGAGATTGACTTGTCTTATTTGATTAATCGATCTACTGTgtttctaaatttaaatttgattagacAATGGTGTTTTGCTTTTGATTATTATCTTGTGTTTGGCTCAGTTTCACTCTGGCTCAGTTTCACTCTTACGCTTGTTTCGGGCGTTTGCATGTTTATGATATTGCTGTTAACAACCATgtgttttattatcttttgtagATATGGAGCTGGAGCTACCTAAACGATTATATGCAGAGGGTTCAGAACCTCGGGttaagaagatcaacaacagTTGCCGCATGGAACTTATCAGAGATCTGAAGAAAGCTATGTGTGCAGAGTACGATGATGTGAAGAGAGATCCTGTTTTCACACATATCATGGCTATTGCCGAAAATGATCTCAAGTTCTCTGGGAAACTAGTGGATAGCTTCATATGTAGACAGCTGATTACCTCAAAGCTGCATGAGAAGTGGTTTGTTTTTGCGAGGACGCCTCTCCGGTTTTCGCTTCAGGAGTACCATGCTGTGACAGGCCTCAAGATTACACGGGAAACTAACAGTGACGTAGTGAAATGGAAAAACGACGGGGGTTTTTGGAGTAACCTACTGCACACAGGTGGTAAGATCACCTTGCAGTCGATCAGAAAGGTTCATCTACAAGAAGTTCACACTTGGACGCGGCTTGATAGGATGAGGTTGATCTACTTGTGTGTAATAGTGGGTGTGGTGAtggggagagatgagaaggtgTCCATCCCTCATATGTACATCAAGTTGGTGATGGATTTTGACAAGGTTCGGAAGTTCCATTGGGGTCTTCACTCGTATGATTTCCTGTTGAGTTCGATTGAGAAGGCAATGAAGAAGTTGGGTAAGAAGGAGAGCTACATTTTCGAGGGTTTCTCCTATGCTCTCCAGATTTGGATTATGGAGGCAATTCCTGATTTTGGAGAAATATTAGGCAGAAGAGTCTCAGACAGCTTCAAAGGTCCAAGGTGTGGCAATTGGAAAGGAGTTGCAAAAGTTTCTTATGAAGACATCATTGAGCTCGAGGACTCCTTAACTAAGAAGGTAAcattctctctgtttttttcttttatatggttgttgtatatattttgtttggattttcatgttttaacTGTTTgcaggataacttcttctcggTCATATCAGTGACTGGTAATGGTGATGTGTTTCTAGAtgctcagtacacaagggaggGTGAGATGGAAGATGAACGAGTGGACCTTGTTTTGGGGAGGATCAGGAACAAGTATGATTGGAGCAACACAGACTGGCCAGTTTTAGACCCTGAAGAGTCTAAAATGGAGGAACCCGACAGCCATGATAGAGGGTCAGAAGCTGATAAGATCGTGGATCATACGGATGTTGTAGCAGACGAGGAGAACTCTTCGGTTAAGGTCGCAGGAAAAGGCAAGAGAAAGTTTCTTGATGAAGGAGCAGagacaagaaagaagaaggtgCTGTGTAAGCGATCAGCAGAAAAGTTTCTGACTTTTGGTCCTGAAACTATGAGTTTCATTGAGGGTCTTATCCGCACATCTGTCACTTCATTGGGAGATGTGCTCAGTATGCAAATGGCGAATATGGAGAGGGTGTTTACAGAGAGGATGGGAAAGATGGAGATTGAGGTTTCACAGCTCAAGGACGCAATCAGTTTGACTGGTGAAGGAAGCTATCCTAGTAAGAAAGAAACTGAAGAAGCTCCACTAAACAGCAAAGCCAAGGAAGCTCCACCTAAGAGCAAAGGCGCTCAAGCTCCACCTAAGAGCAAAGGCGCTCAAGCTCAACCTAAGCGCAAAGGCGATCAACCTACTCCAACAAAAAAGGTACTACCTAAGAGAAAGTGTAGAACTTGATGAACCTGGAACTAGGATGCTTGAGTTAGGGTGCTGGAGCTAGGCTTATGGAACTTTATATTGACTgtgtaatattatgtaatatggaATGTGAAACTTTGTGTAATAGGTTTCTAAAGTGTAATATGTTTGAATGTTTGTGTATTAAACTCTATGAATGTAATGCTTTGTTTGTGTTATGAATAAATGGCTTCTTCTTATAtgcaatgttttaaattttaatgaataGGACGGGAAAAAGATTGCTACAGAAactaatgattttgattttggattgAGTACACAAGACTTGCGGGACCTGTCCCAAGCTACATTTGTTGACGGTTTTGATCTGTCTCAAGTGAAAGTTGAGACGTTAAGTAAATCGAAACCGTTTAACATGGCTCCACTGCAGTGGAATGATGAGGAAATGGATCGAACCAAAGAAGACTCGCCAGATGCCGCGTTGGTGTTTTTCCGTGAAGAGGATTGGGAAAAAGTTAGAACTTGGTCAACTTCCTCCACGTAAGTACTCTATTCTCATTCATCTGACATGTAttaatacatttaaaataaactaatgaatgttttacaattttatcaTTGTATTTGGTTTCAGACCTATACGGATTGGACCTGCCactttagattttgagattgCTAATCGTCTTATGGATAAATCTGAGTGGTTAAATAGCTTGGTAAACCTTAGAGACTATTTGCTTCCATATGTGTCTTTTAAATACATTGTGTGTGCtaagattttcaaaatatgCAGGAGATTGACGCTGCAATGTACGTATTCCGGGAGAGAACATCTTTGAAACGATGGAGACCTCATCGTGTCGCCTTCATGACTGTCGTCTTCAGCAATATGATTAAAAAAGAGTATGGTCATTTAGAAGCTCAGGGTAGAAAGAGCTACATGCTTCATAATTTGCTACTGCAGTTCGGTAAAGGAGTCCTTCCACCACATGGCAGGACACATGAGATATGGAATATAGATGTGGATCGCCTGTATGTCCCTGTTCATGTCAGTGGGAATCATTGGATCGCCTTGTGCATCAGTTTCGTGACGAGGAGCATTGAAGTGTTCGACTGCTCGGGTAAGAAAAGGTACAAGGAGGTGGATGGGTTCGCAAACCTTATTCCGCGTATTGTCAAGGCAGTTCAGCCTATGAGACACCAGAAGGATTTCGCAGTCGGTGCATATACTGTTTCCTATGTCCCCGTTGGGAATCTGAATAAAAGTGCATGCGACTGTGGCGTCTATGCAGTGAAGTTCATTGAGTGTCATGCGCTTGGATTGGAGTTGTCGTTGTTGCATGATGGTAACATTATCGAAGCTCGCCACAGGATTCTATGGGATCTTTGGGAAGCAGCTAATGATCCGGAATTGATTGATAGGATGTCAAAGTATCAATCCCCGGAGTGTCTCTCTTCGACTGTAGAAGAGATTTTGTGAGACTGCTTGGTTTCAAGTTCTAATGTAATGAACAAGATTGCTTAATCTGATGTATAACTTCtagattttattatcatttttaggAACAAGACTGCTTAGTTTATTGTATAACTTCTAGTgtttaattatgatttttaggATTGACTCTTGTAATCAAATGTACATCTTGTGGTTTTGTTATTAAGAGTTTTTAGCTGAAGAATGCTAGAATTTAACACTGTTTTAAATTAGAACCttaagctaaaccctaaacatgccCTAACCGAAACACAAAACCCGGAACAAGACCACAGtcaaacctaacctaaaccctaaacataccctaaaCGAAACAAAAACCCATAACAAGACCACAGtcaaacctaacctaaaccctaaacataccctaaaCGAAACAAAAACCCATAACAAGACCACAGtcaaacctaacctaaaccctaaacataccctaaaCGAAACAAAAACCCGGAACAAGACCACAAGAACATTTAG
This region of Brassica napus cultivar Da-Ae chromosome C5, Da-Ae, whole genome shotgun sequence genomic DNA includes:
- the LOC106402284 gene encoding uncharacterized protein LOC106402284, yielding MELELPKRLYAEGSEPRVKKINNSCRMELIRDLKKAMCAEYDDVKRDPVFTHIMAIAENDLKFSGKLVDSFICRQLITSKLHEKWFVFARTPLRFSLQEYHAVTGLKITRETNSDVVKWKNDGGFWSNLLHTGGKITLQSIRKVHLQEVHTWTRLDRMRLIYLCVIVGVVMGRDEKVSIPHMYIKLVMDFDKVRKFHWGLHSYDFLLSSIEKAMKKLGKKESYIFEGFSYALQIWIMEAIPDFGEILGRRVSDSFKGPRCGNWKGVAKVSYEDIIELEDSLTKKDNFFSVISVTGNGDVFLDAQYTREGEMEDERVDLVLGRIRNKYDWSNTDWPVLDPEESKMEEPDSHDRGSEADKIVDHTDVVADEENSSVKVAGKGKRKFLDEGAETRKKKVLCKRSAEKFLTFGPETMSFIEGLIRTSVTSLGDVLSMQMANMERVFTERMGKMEIEVSQLKDAISLTGEGSYPSKKETEEAPLNSKAKEAPPKSKGAQAPPKSKGAQAQPKRKGDQPTPTKKDGKKIATETNDFDFGLSTQDLRDLSQATFVDGFDLSQVKVETLSKSKPFNMAPLQWNDEEMDRTKEDSPDAALVFFREEDWEKVRTWSTSSTPIRIGPATLDFEIANRLMDKSEWLNSLEIDAAMYVFRERTSLKRWRPHRVAFMTVVFSNMIKKEYGHLEAQGRKSYMLHNLLLQFGKGVLPPHGRTHEIWNIDVDRLYVPVHVSGNHWIALCISFVTRSIEVFDCSGKKRYKEVDGFANLIPRIVKAVQPMRHQKDFAVGAYTVSYVPVGNLNKSACDCGVYAVKFIECHALGLELSLLHDGNIIEARHRILWDLWEAANDPELIDRMSKYQSPECLSSTVEEIL